The following is a genomic window from Spirosoma foliorum.
TTGTAGTCATGGATAATTGATAGTTTATTTTTATTGTTGGTTAGAAGAAAACTGGTAGTGTTGTGGGACGACCATGGGGCAGCCCATTTCGGGATGCTCAATGAGCCATACTTTCAAATTAAAAACGCGGTGGATCGTTTCTTCCGTGATTATCTCTCGGGGTGTCCCGATTGCTTCGACCCGCCCCGCGCGTAGCATGACGATTTGATCGGCATATTGGGCGGCCAGATTCAGGTCGTGTAAAATCACGACGACGCAGAACCCTTTTTTAGTGAATTCATGAGCAATTTCCAGCATTTGATGCTGATGCAGCAGATCGAGCCCGGTGGTTGGTTCATCTAAAAATAGAATTCCCTGCTCCACATCCCAGATTTGCGCCAGTACGCGGGCCAATTGTACCCGTTGTTGCTCACCGCCCGACAGCGTTGTAAAAATGCGGCTGGCAAAATCCCACATACCCACTTTCTTTAGGGCCAATTCGGCAATGGCAAAGTCTTGCTCGGAGGGATGAAACTCAAAATGAGGATACCGGCCCATCAGGACTAATTCGCTGACCAGAAACGGAAAGACAACGGAGTTTTGCTGCGGTAAAACGGCCCGAAACTGCGAAAGCTCTTTGTCTGAATACGACGGAATCGCCCGGTCGAAGAGTTGAATTTCACCTGTGAACTTAATGAGTTCACGGGTGCATAATTTGAGCAGCGTTGATTTACCTGCTCCATTAGCCCCAACAATGGCCAGCAATTCGCCCGGTTTTGCCTGGAATGAAACCCCATCGAGCAGTTTCCGATTTCGTATCTGGTATGATATGTTTCTGACGTCTAGCATAGTTGTTATAAATTAGGCTCACCGCCGTCTGTTTCGAAACAAAATCCACAGGAAGACAGGTGTTCCGATCAGCGCGGTAAGAATACCAATAGGCAGTTCAGCTGGAGCAACCAGCGTTCGGGCGAGGGAATCGGCCAGCGATAGTACAATGGCTCCGCCCAGAGCAGAGCCTATTAGTACACGACGATGGTCGGAACCGACACCGATACGGATCAGGTGCGGAATAACTAACCCAACAAACCCAATGATGCCCGCTACTGCTACCGATGTACCCACCGCCATCGTGGCAAAAATGATGACCTGCCGCTTCACGCTCTTTAGGTTCACTCCGAGCATGCTGGCCTGACTTTCGCCCAGCGCCAGCAGGTTTAGGGATTTGGCTAAGCGGGGAATACCCAATAAAGCGATCACCGTAAAAGGCAGGATGGCTAGTACGGATGTCCAGCTAGCGCCCCCCAAACTTCCCAGGCTCCAGAATGTGATGTTCCGAAGTTGTTCGTCGGTTGCCAGATACGTCATAATGCCCGTTATCGCGCCAGACAGCGCATTAATAGCGATGCCAGTTAGCAACATGGTTGTAATCAGATCCTTGCCTGCTACGCGAGCAATGCGATAAACGAAAAAAGCTGTTGCGCAGGCACCCAGAAACGCCACCACCGATAAGGCATACATGCCCATAACGCCCGTGAGTTTTTGAAAAAACGATACTTCCAGAACGATCATCGTCACGGCGGCTAATGACGCCCCCGACGAAATGCCAATCAGACCCGGATCGGCAAGCGGGTTTCGGAACAGCCCCTGAATAGCAGCCCCGGAAATAGCCAGTCCTGCGCCAATCAAAATCGCCAGACAAACCCTGGGCATTCGAATCACCAACAGGATTGCCTCTTTTGTTCCATCAACCTCCACCGTTCCGCCCAATAGTTTCCGAAGAATAAGTCCGATCTCGTTGGGTGTTATGTATACAGCCCCAATCCCAACCGATAGGACAATCGTTACCAGTAAGACGATGACCAAAACGGGCATTAACCACGGATTGATGGTTGTTTTGAGCACCGATTTTTGGATTGCCTTTGTGGCAGATGGTGGGTCGATTGTGGCGCTGGTCATGACGGGTTAGGCTTTAGGTTTGATGGTGATTTTCTGGGCAAGCTCCTGTAAGGCTTTACCTAAACGTGGGGAGAATCCACTCAGCAAATGGCCATCCATGTCGATGATCCAGCCGTTTTTACCCGCATTTGTTTGGGCAATGCCCTGTACTTTCAATAGTCCTTCGTTGCCACCCAGACTTTGAAGCCCGCTATCGAACAACAAAATCACATCCGGATTGGCCGTAACCAGTGCTTCTGCCGTAAGTGGCTTGTAATTTTCGAAGTCAGGCGTGGCATTGACGCCCCCCGCCAGTTCGATCATCTTGGCAACCTGTGTTCCCCGGCCCGATACCATCATGGTGCCGGTGCCACGAGCATAAATGAAGAGTACTTTAGGGCTATTCATCGCCTTTTTGACCAGCGCCAGATCGGCGTCCAGTTTCTTGATAAGAGGTTTGGCTTTAGAGCCAACCTGACAGGTTGTGGCTACGTCCTGAATGAGTTTTTTAGCACCGGCAATGCTATACTCCTGCTGAAACGAGATAACCTTGATACCGGCGGCTTTTATCTGCTCAACCACTTCAGGTTTCGTACCTGCATTTTCGGTGGTGAGTACCAGCGTTGGTTTGAGAGAAATAACCCCCTCGGCCGAAATGTTCCGGTTGTGGCCAACTTTGGGTAGGCTTTTCAACGACTCGGGATAGGTACTCGTTACATCGACGCCAATCAAATGTGGCTGCAAACCAAGATCGCACAGGATTTCACTGACCGTGCCATCGAGCGATACAATGCGAACTGGCTCGTCGGTACCTGGTTTGGCCGTAAGAACCGACAAATTTCCTAGAAGTAAGATCCACAAAAGGCCAATAAGCCGCGTTGTGGAAAGGGCTGATTTTATCATACTGATTTTTGATTTATGCGCACAAACAGGCATTTTTCCGAGGAAACTGCCTGTTTGTAGCTGGCCTGATTAGCTGGCTTTTTTAACCAGTTTGAATTCGAATTTTGGATTGCCTCGTACACCACCATCGTTGGAGATGAAGCTAATGAACTTCAGTTTGTACACGTTGCCGGCAGCATCCTTAACTACGTAGAAGCGATCGGTTTTTACACCGATTGGTGTTCCCTGCGTTACCCGCCAGTTTGACCCAATTACGGAGCGATCTGCCTTGAAGGTTGTTGTCGCAATGTTACTTTCAACATACGCATCATACGTAACTGTGCTAGTTAAAACTTCAGCAGCCGTTACACCACCCAGATAGTTGATGTACACCTGATCGGAGAAGTAGTACGGAATGTTGTTAGTACCATCGCTAGTGATGTAGATACCGCCAGTCCATTCAATATCCCATTTTGCTTTGGCAGGTTCAACAGCTACAGCCGCGCCGGTATCGAACGATACAAAGTTGAAATTGTAGGCAGCATCTTTCGTAATCGTAACCGTCTTAAAGGTTGTTTCTTTAATGCCTGCATACTGGAGGGTATATCCTGTAGTGCCATTACGCAGTACCCGGAGTTTTATCCAACCTTTGGGTGCTGTACTACCACCTGTACCTCGGTTGAGAATAAACACTTTATTGTCCGTGTCGGTAGCCGAGATGCTTGGAATTACGGTTTTCGTCAGATCGCCCGATACATCATCTACTAATTTCAACCCTGATGGACTGAAATCACTGGTGCTCAAAACAAGACCAACTGTATCGGCTGCTGTTACCTGGGTCAGATCGTTCTTCGACAGGCTAATGGCGGCAGCACCCGTCATGTTGTTAATAATTACCCGGAAATCGGTACTCGTAGAGAAACCTAAATCCCAGCTCGACCGCTTCACGGAATTTTGGGCATTGTTGCTTAAATCGACGAATACCGCATTGACAGCACTGGAACCGCCCGTTCCGCCGTCGAGGGTCAGCGTCGTACCCGACGAAACAATAGAGGTGAATTTAACGGTAAGCTGTTTCGTGGTTCCAACAATGACTGGACTACTTGCCGAGGCAATCGAGAAGGCAACGGTTTCTGTTCCGGCGAGGAAAAGGTCAGCCGCTTTAGTCAGTTTAAACGAAGCTTCGCTGGCGCCCGCTGGAACCGTTAGAGACAGGGTGTTTGTCGTGACGGCTGGCGTTGTTGTAAATTGGGTACCATAGGTAATGCCAGAAGGCGTAACCTGTAACGTTACGGGGGTAGCAGCATCAACCGCCCGAGATAATTTCAGTTTAATGGTCGTTTCGGTAGTGGTTGCATCAATACCTTGCTCTGCGCTTTCGAACTGCACTAAATTGTCAGGTAGCGGTGGATCAGCTTCCTTACAGGCATTTAGCGTACTTACCACCAGCGCGAACATGATTATAACTACTTTTTTCATTGGAATTTGGGAGTTTGACTTGGTAAAAGACATTAATAGGGTGTGCTGATGTAATGAATGATGAATGATGAATGATGAATGAATTTTTATAATTAGGGACTTGTGGTTTTAATCATTCATCATTCATCATTCATCATTCATCATTAGTTTTTATACCACTGGAAGCTCA
Proteins encoded in this region:
- a CDS encoding heme ABC transporter ATP-binding protein; translation: MLDVRNISYQIRNRKLLDGVSFQAKPGELLAIVGANGAGKSTLLKLCTRELIKFTGEIQLFDRAIPSYSDKELSQFRAVLPQQNSVVFPFLVSELVLMGRYPHFEFHPSEQDFAIAELALKKVGMWDFASRIFTTLSGGEQQRVQLARVLAQIWDVEQGILFLDEPTTGLDLLHQHQMLEIAHEFTKKGFCVVVILHDLNLAAQYADQIVMLRAGRVEAIGTPREIITEETIHRVFNLKVWLIEHPEMGCPMVVPQHYQFSSNQQ
- a CDS encoding FecCD family ABC transporter permease gives rise to the protein MTSATIDPPSATKAIQKSVLKTTINPWLMPVLVIVLLVTIVLSVGIGAVYITPNEIGLILRKLLGGTVEVDGTKEAILLVIRMPRVCLAILIGAGLAISGAAIQGLFRNPLADPGLIGISSGASLAAVTMIVLEVSFFQKLTGVMGMYALSVVAFLGACATAFFVYRIARVAGKDLITTMLLTGIAINALSGAITGIMTYLATDEQLRNITFWSLGSLGGASWTSVLAILPFTVIALLGIPRLAKSLNLLALGESQASMLGVNLKSVKRQVIIFATMAVGTSVAVAGIIGFVGLVIPHLIRIGVGSDHRRVLIGSALGGAIVLSLADSLARTLVAPAELPIGILTALIGTPVFLWILFRNRRR
- a CDS encoding heme/hemin ABC transporter substrate-binding protein, which produces MIKSALSTTRLIGLLWILLLGNLSVLTAKPGTDEPVRIVSLDGTVSEILCDLGLQPHLIGVDVTSTYPESLKSLPKVGHNRNISAEGVISLKPTLVLTTENAGTKPEVVEQIKAAGIKVISFQQEYSIAGAKKLIQDVATTCQVGSKAKPLIKKLDADLALVKKAMNSPKVLFIYARGTGTMMVSGRGTQVAKMIELAGGVNATPDFENYKPLTAEALVTANPDVILLFDSGLQSLGGNEGLLKVQGIAQTNAGKNGWIIDMDGHLLSGFSPRLGKALQELAQKITIKPKA
- a CDS encoding HmuY family protein, with protein sequence MKKVVIIMFALVVSTLNACKEADPPLPDNLVQFESAEQGIDATTTETTIKLKLSRAVDAATPVTLQVTPSGITYGTQFTTTPAVTTNTLSLTVPAGASEASFKLTKAADLFLAGTETVAFSIASASSPVIVGTTKQLTVKFTSIVSSGTTLTLDGGTGGSSAVNAVFVDLSNNAQNSVKRSSWDLGFSTSTDFRVIINNMTGAAAISLSKNDLTQVTAADTVGLVLSTSDFSPSGLKLVDDVSGDLTKTVIPSISATDTDNKVFILNRGTGGSTAPKGWIKLRVLRNGTTGYTLQYAGIKETTFKTVTITKDAAYNFNFVSFDTGAAVAVEPAKAKWDIEWTGGIYITSDGTNNIPYYFSDQVYINYLGGVTAAEVLTSTVTYDAYVESNIATTTFKADRSVIGSNWRVTQGTPIGVKTDRFYVVKDAAGNVYKLKFISFISNDGGVRGNPKFEFKLVKKAS